Proteins encoded by one window of Shewanella avicenniae:
- a CDS encoding aminodeoxychorismate/anthranilate synthase component II, with product MKIYLLDNFDSFTYNLVDQFRSLGFEVVVYRHNINAQYLADLMLNEPSKTALVLSPGPGEPKDAGSMMELIAKVAGKLPILGICLGHQALVEHYGGKVGRAGQIVHGKSSPVEHNGQGVFSGLPSPLPVARYHSLVATKVPECLDVIANFEGMAMAIEHRQDRAVGFQFHPESILTTMGSKLLVQTLQYLTLQQGGKARV from the coding sequence ATGAAAATCTATCTATTAGATAACTTTGACTCTTTTACGTATAACTTGGTCGATCAGTTCCGCAGCCTCGGCTTTGAAGTGGTGGTTTACCGGCACAATATCAACGCGCAATATCTGGCAGATCTGATGTTAAACGAGCCTAGTAAGACCGCATTAGTATTGTCACCTGGCCCAGGTGAGCCGAAAGATGCCGGTTCCATGATGGAATTGATTGCTAAAGTCGCGGGCAAACTGCCAATTTTAGGCATTTGCCTCGGACACCAAGCGTTAGTCGAACACTACGGCGGTAAAGTGGGTCGTGCAGGGCAAATCGTCCATGGCAAATCCAGCCCTGTAGAGCACAACGGTCAAGGCGTATTTTCTGGCTTGCCATCGCCGCTGCCGGTAGCGCGTTATCACTCGTTAGTGGCTACCAAAGTGCCTGAGTGCCTAGATGTGATTGCCAATTTTGAAGGGATGGCCATGGCGATTGAACATCGTCAAGATCGCGCCGTAGGATTCCAGTTTCACCCAGAGTCAATTTTGACCACCATGGGCAGCAAGCTACTGGTGCAAACACTGCAATATTTAACGCTACAGCAAGGAGGTAAAGCACGTGTCTGA
- the trpD gene encoding anthranilate phosphoribosyltransferase, with the protein MSDIQPLLEQLYRGESLSREQSQSLFQPLVAGELSEITISALLTALKIKGEAIEEISGAADALLAAAKPFPASGVGVIDIVGTGGDGFNTINISTTSCFVAAAAGAKVAKHGNRGVSSKSGASDLLSALGINLTMAPETAAKCLESLNISFLFAPHYHGGVRHAVPVRQALKTRTIFNVLGPLINPSRPEFMLLGVYSPELVTPIAGVLKALGVKRAIVAHGSGLDEIAVHGESLIAELKDGEIRQYSLQPEDFGVERADIDALVGGTPEDNAAITKQILAGSATEAQTNAVAVNAGTALYVAGVAETIPAGVALAKEVMASGKALALVDQLAQASNQG; encoded by the coding sequence GTGTCTGATATCCAACCTCTACTCGAGCAGCTGTATCGTGGTGAATCACTCAGTCGTGAACAAAGCCAAAGCCTATTTCAGCCACTCGTGGCCGGTGAGCTCAGTGAAATCACCATCAGCGCCCTGCTCACCGCACTGAAAATAAAAGGTGAGGCCATCGAAGAGATCAGTGGTGCAGCTGATGCTCTGCTGGCGGCGGCAAAGCCATTTCCGGCCTCAGGCGTTGGCGTAATCGATATTGTTGGCACCGGCGGTGATGGCTTTAATACCATTAATATTTCAACCACCTCTTGCTTTGTTGCTGCAGCTGCTGGCGCCAAAGTTGCCAAACATGGCAATCGCGGGGTATCGAGTAAATCAGGCGCATCGGATCTATTATCGGCGCTGGGCATTAATCTAACCATGGCACCAGAGACCGCGGCGAAATGTTTAGAATCACTCAACATCAGTTTTCTGTTTGCGCCGCATTATCATGGTGGCGTACGCCACGCTGTGCCTGTCAGACAAGCATTGAAAACTCGTACTATTTTTAACGTGTTGGGCCCGTTGATTAATCCATCACGCCCGGAGTTCATGCTGCTCGGTGTTTATAGCCCTGAGTTGGTGACACCGATTGCCGGGGTGCTCAAAGCCCTTGGGGTTAAACGGGCGATTGTGGCGCATGGCAGCGGCTTAGATGAAATTGCCGTGCACGGCGAATCGCTGATTGCCGAGTTGAAGGACGGCGAAATCCGCCAATATTCGCTGCAGCCAGAAGATTTTGGTGTTGAACGCGCAGATATTGACGCCCTCGTTGGCGGCACACCGGAAGATAACGCCGCCATCACCAAACAGATTCTGGCGGGCAGCGCCACTGAAGCACAAACCAATGCGGTCGCAGTAAATGCTGGAACTGCGTTGTACGTGGCAGGCGTGGCTGAAACCATTCCAGCAGGCGTGGCACTGGCCAAAGAGGTCATGGCCTCAGGTAAAGCGCTCGCATTAGTAGATCAGTTGGCGCAAGCGTCAAACCAAGGATAA
- the trpCF gene encoding bifunctional indole-3-glycerol-phosphate synthase TrpC/phosphoribosylanthranilate isomerase TrpF produces the protein MSNVLTKIVETKAAHIESLKARFPEESLHPKISTRSLYDALNGDKAGFILECKKASPSKGLIREDFDPVAIAAVYSHYASAVSVLTDEEFFQGDMAFIPMVRTKVDQPILCKDFFVSPYQIKLAAHQGADAILLMLSVLDDAQYQLLAAEAAKYQLDTLTEVSNEEELARAIALKAPIVGINNRNLRDLSTDIATTERLAPQLPQGMLVISESGIYTHQDVRRLSPLVNGFLVGSSLMSEDDLDLACRKLLFGHNKVCGLTRAEDLATAADAGAIYGGLIFAEKSPRKVSIEQAKALANANSRHPRKLQLVGVFVNEQADVIAELAASLDLAAVQLHGNETEHDITAVKQALSKARCFNTQVWKAIAVATDSSDSTPKAIPANADRVLYDSKNAAGFGGTGASFDWSQALPNKAQALLAGGLSAANAQDAANAGFYGLDFNSGVESAPGIKDAQQIIAALTAVRA, from the coding sequence ATGAGTAACGTATTAACCAAAATTGTCGAAACCAAAGCAGCTCACATTGAAAGTTTAAAGGCACGTTTTCCTGAAGAAAGCCTGCACCCAAAAATCTCTACCCGCAGTCTGTATGACGCCCTGAACGGCGATAAAGCGGGCTTTATTTTGGAATGTAAAAAAGCCAGTCCATCGAAAGGCCTTATTCGCGAAGATTTCGATCCCGTGGCCATTGCCGCTGTATATAGCCATTATGCCAGCGCTGTATCAGTGCTGACTGACGAAGAGTTCTTCCAAGGCGATATGGCATTCATCCCAATGGTACGCACTAAGGTCGATCAACCGATTTTATGCAAAGACTTTTTCGTCTCACCGTATCAAATCAAATTGGCCGCCCACCAAGGCGCAGATGCTATTTTGCTGATGTTGTCAGTGCTTGATGATGCCCAGTATCAACTGCTCGCCGCCGAAGCCGCTAAATACCAGTTAGACACCTTAACCGAAGTGTCCAACGAAGAAGAACTTGCTCGCGCCATTGCCTTGAAAGCGCCCATTGTCGGCATCAACAACCGTAACCTGCGCGATTTAAGCACTGACATCGCCACCACGGAACGGCTTGCGCCGCAATTGCCTCAAGGCATGCTAGTGATCAGCGAATCCGGTATCTACACTCACCAAGATGTGCGCCGCTTAAGCCCGCTAGTAAACGGTTTCTTGGTCGGCAGTTCGTTGATGAGCGAAGATGACTTAGATTTAGCCTGTCGCAAATTGCTGTTCGGTCATAACAAAGTCTGTGGCTTAACCCGCGCCGAAGATCTGGCTACCGCGGCGGATGCAGGTGCGATATACGGCGGGCTGATTTTCGCTGAAAAATCACCACGCAAAGTCAGCATCGAGCAAGCGAAAGCACTGGCTAACGCGAATAGCCGGCACCCACGTAAACTGCAACTGGTGGGCGTATTTGTTAACGAACAAGCTGACGTCATTGCCGAGTTAGCCGCCAGTCTAGATCTCGCTGCCGTACAACTGCACGGCAATGAAACCGAACACGATATTACCGCGGTTAAGCAAGCGCTGAGCAAAGCCCGCTGCTTTAACACCCAAGTGTGGAAAGCAATTGCCGTAGCGACTGATAGTAGCGATTCGACGCCGAAAGCCATTCCAGCCAATGCGGACCGCGTGTTGTACGACAGCAAAAATGCGGCAGGTTTTGGTGGCACTGGTGCCAGTTTTGATTGGTCACAAGCCTTGCCAAATAAAGCTCAAGCGCTGCTGGCCGGCGGCCTATCTGCCGCCAATGCACAAGATGCCGCCAATGCTGGATTTTACGGTTTAGACTTTAATTCCGGCGTAGAGAGTGCCCCCGGGATCAAAGACGCGCAACAGATTATCGCCGCGCTGACTGCGGTCAGAGCGTAA
- the trpB gene encoding tryptophan synthase subunit beta, with amino-acid sequence MSKMQLDPFFGEFGGAYAPQILMPALKQLEAAFIEARQDPEFIKEFSDLLSNYAGRPTPLTLTRNLSPNPKVKIYLKREDLLHGGAHKTNQVIGQALLAQRMGKTEIIAETGAGQHGVATALVCALLGLKCRIYMGAKDVERQSPNVFRMRLMGAEVIPVTSGSSTLKDACNEAMRDWSGSYERAHYLLGTAAGPHPFPTIVREFQKMIGEEAKQQVLEKEGRLPDAVIACVGGGSNAIGMFADFIKEESVKLIGVEPAGKGIETGHHGAPLRHGKLGIYLGMRAPLMQDPDGQIEESYSISAGLDFPSVGPQHAYLHSIGRAQYESATDDEALAAFEKLAHCEGIIPALESSHALAYALKYAAECTEDTILVVNLSGRGDKDIFTVSDILQQRQQEAK; translated from the coding sequence ATGAGTAAAATGCAACTTGATCCGTTTTTTGGCGAATTTGGTGGCGCCTATGCACCGCAAATTTTGATGCCTGCGTTAAAGCAACTGGAAGCGGCGTTTATCGAAGCACGCCAAGATCCTGAATTCATCAAAGAGTTTAGCGATCTTTTGAGCAACTACGCTGGCCGTCCAACACCGTTAACGCTGACCCGCAATCTGTCACCGAATCCTAAGGTAAAAATCTACCTCAAACGCGAAGACTTGCTGCATGGCGGCGCCCACAAAACCAACCAAGTGATTGGTCAGGCATTGTTGGCACAACGTATGGGCAAAACCGAGATCATCGCCGAAACCGGCGCCGGTCAGCACGGTGTAGCCACCGCATTGGTATGTGCGCTGCTGGGTTTGAAATGTCGCATCTACATGGGCGCCAAAGACGTTGAACGTCAAAGCCCAAACGTGTTCCGTATGCGCTTGATGGGCGCAGAAGTCATCCCCGTCACCTCAGGTTCATCCACGCTGAAAGACGCTTGTAACGAAGCAATGCGCGATTGGTCAGGCAGCTACGAACGGGCGCACTACCTGCTCGGCACCGCCGCGGGCCCACACCCGTTCCCGACGATTGTGCGTGAATTCCAAAAGATGATTGGTGAAGAAGCCAAACAACAAGTGCTGGAAAAAGAAGGCCGTCTGCCGGATGCGGTAATCGCTTGTGTCGGCGGCGGCTCTAACGCCATCGGGATGTTTGCTGATTTCATCAAAGAGGAAAGCGTCAAGCTCATTGGGGTCGAACCTGCGGGTAAAGGCATTGAAACTGGTCACCACGGTGCACCGCTGCGCCACGGCAAACTCGGGATTTATCTCGGTATGCGTGCCCCATTGATGCAAGATCCAGATGGCCAGATCGAAGAGTCTTACTCGATTTCTGCTGGGTTGGACTTCCCATCGGTTGGGCCGCAACACGCTTATTTACACAGCATCGGCCGCGCCCAATATGAATCTGCAACTGACGATGAAGCGTTAGCCGCGTTTGAAAAACTGGCGCATTGCGAAGGGATTATTCCTGCATTGGAATCCTCTCATGCCCTCGCCTATGCACTGAAATATGCCGCTGAATGCACCGAAGACACCATTTTGGTGGTCAACCTTTCTGGTCGTGGCGACAAAGATATTTTCACTGTGTCTGATATTTTGCAGCAGCGTCAACAGGAGGCCAAATGA
- the trpA gene encoding tryptophan synthase subunit alpha, which produces MSRYQQCFARLAEQKRGAFVPFVTIGDPDLEQSLAIIETLIANGADCLELGFPFSDPLADGPVIQGANLRSLHAGTTPSKCFEIIETIRAKYPDTPIGLLLYANLVFANGIDNFYQRAKAAGVDSVLVADVPVEMSAPFVAAAKAAGIAPIFIAPPNADHDTLEQVAKTAEGYTYLLSRAGVTGADNAAGMPVDEVLKTLKEFDAPPPLLGFGIAKPEQVKAAIDAGAAGAISGSAVVKIIEANLDDKPAMLEQLASFVRDMKAAS; this is translated from the coding sequence ATGAGCCGTTATCAGCAGTGTTTTGCCCGTTTAGCTGAACAAAAACGTGGCGCATTTGTTCCTTTCGTCACTATTGGCGATCCAGATTTAGAGCAATCGCTAGCAATTATCGAAACCTTGATTGCTAACGGTGCTGATTGCTTAGAGCTGGGGTTTCCGTTCTCTGATCCTTTAGCCGACGGCCCAGTGATTCAAGGCGCTAACTTGCGTTCGTTGCACGCAGGCACTACCCCAAGCAAATGCTTTGAAATTATCGAAACCATTCGAGCCAAATACCCAGACACACCAATTGGCTTGCTGCTGTACGCCAACTTAGTATTTGCTAACGGCATCGATAACTTCTACCAACGTGCTAAAGCCGCGGGCGTGGATTCAGTCTTAGTGGCCGATGTGCCAGTAGAGATGTCAGCACCATTTGTTGCCGCCGCTAAAGCCGCTGGCATTGCGCCAATTTTTATCGCACCGCCTAATGCCGATCACGACACACTGGAGCAAGTGGCCAAAACCGCTGAAGGATACACTTATCTGCTGTCCCGCGCAGGTGTCACCGGCGCCGACAATGCTGCAGGAATGCCAGTTGACGAAGTGCTGAAAACCTTGAAAGAGTTTGATGCGCCACCGCCGCTGCTGGGTTTTGGTATCGCCAAACCTGAGCAAGTTAAAGCCGCGATTGATGCGGGTGCTGCCGGCGCGATTTCAGGCTCTGCGGTAGTGAAAATCATCGAAGCGAACTTGGATGACAAGCCAGCGATGCTGGAACAATTAGCCAGTTTTGTACGTGATATGAAAGCCGCCAGCTAA
- a CDS encoding GNAT family N-acetyltransferase — protein sequence MQHQYMQHQQLQIRRYHPADAAEIAQLFYAAVHAISSAVYNEQQKQAWAPAIMEARWASRLSSATTLVAVIESQIGGFMTLQANGYIEFSFTRPDMQGRGIATALFIELQQRAHRQGIERLSVAASHVAKPFFERQGFRCTGENKLLRNGVLLCNTSMEKIMNIDEAT from the coding sequence GTGCAACATCAATACATGCAACATCAGCAGCTGCAGATCCGCCGTTATCATCCAGCTGATGCAGCAGAAATTGCTCAGCTGTTTTACGCAGCGGTTCATGCCATTTCTTCCGCGGTCTACAACGAACAACAAAAACAAGCGTGGGCGCCCGCCATAATGGAGGCTCGCTGGGCATCTAGGCTAAGTTCAGCAACAACGCTCGTTGCCGTAATTGAATCGCAGATTGGCGGATTTATGACCCTGCAAGCCAATGGCTATATCGAATTCAGTTTTACACGCCCGGATATGCAAGGTCGGGGCATCGCCACCGCGCTTTTTATCGAATTACAACAACGCGCACATCGACAAGGGATCGAGCGGCTCAGCGTTGCAGCATCACATGTCGCAAAGCCGTTTTTTGAACGACAAGGATTTCGCTGTACTGGTGAAAATAAGTTGCTGCGTAACGGCGTTCTCCTCTGTAACACGTCGATGGAGAAAATAATGAATATCGATGAAGCGACGTAA
- a CDS encoding NADPH-dependent FMN reductase: MSQQKQQFVVLTGSLRQGSYHAAITRALPELAPANVQVSQLGSIGEFPLYNADIQEQGMPEAVTTMANAIAAADGLIIVSPEYNYSVPGVLKNALDWLSRCNPQPIAGKPVMIVSGSPGNFGGARMQYHLRQILVFFDAKVLNKPEAMIGQVHTKVEELQLVDADTREFLSKQLLSFTVFASH, translated from the coding sequence ATGAGTCAACAAAAGCAGCAGTTTGTGGTGTTAACCGGCAGTTTGCGTCAAGGGTCTTATCATGCGGCAATTACCCGCGCCTTACCTGAGTTAGCCCCTGCTAACGTACAAGTGTCTCAGCTCGGTTCAATCGGCGAATTTCCGCTGTATAACGCCGATATTCAAGAGCAAGGCATGCCCGAAGCGGTCACCACGATGGCAAATGCGATTGCAGCGGCTGATGGTTTAATCATTGTCTCGCCGGAATATAACTACTCAGTGCCGGGCGTTTTAAAAAATGCGCTCGATTGGCTGTCACGTTGCAATCCACAGCCGATTGCAGGGAAGCCGGTGATGATTGTCAGTGGTTCGCCCGGTAATTTTGGTGGCGCGCGTATGCAGTATCATCTGCGACAAATTTTGGTGTTTTTTGACGCCAAAGTACTAAACAAGCCGGAAGCGATGATTGGCCAAGTTCACACTAAGGTTGAAGAGTTGCAATTGGTGGATGCCGACACCCGGGAGTTTCTCTCTAAGCAGTTGTTATCGTTTACCGTTTTTGCCAGTCACTAA
- a CDS encoding mechanosensitive ion channel family protein encodes MDTEYIDNVANQLGFPILGNELSEWIVAIGILLVGMVVTVLLKWLVLNRLDAIARRLKLTFVDAINAALQQTYIVILFFPLTLFAANWLELPKGAAKGLYVFATIAFFLQLGIWFSAAAAKVIQHSRQHALETNAAAATSLAAVSFLSRLVIWAIILLLTLDNIGIDVTALVAGLGVGGVAVALAVQNILGDLFASLSIIIDKPFEIGDFIVVGDYMGVVANIGLKTTRISSLGGEQIVFSNSDLLSARVRNYKRMEQRRVVFSFGVLYQTSADQLAQIPEIVRSIIDGLETTQFDRAHFFKFGNSSLDFEVVYYVKSADYNVYMDAQQQINLALVRQFAEHNIVFAYPTRSLYLEAPVPVSFEPPIPQPPAPNKPLAE; translated from the coding sequence ATGGATACCGAATATATCGATAACGTTGCCAACCAATTAGGATTTCCCATTCTCGGTAATGAATTGTCTGAGTGGATAGTGGCTATCGGCATTCTGCTGGTGGGCATGGTGGTTACTGTGTTGCTGAAGTGGTTGGTACTCAATCGGCTCGATGCAATCGCTCGACGGCTTAAGCTGACTTTTGTTGATGCCATCAACGCGGCGCTGCAACAAACCTACATTGTTATTCTCTTTTTTCCTTTAACCCTGTTTGCGGCGAACTGGTTGGAGCTTCCTAAAGGGGCTGCAAAAGGATTGTACGTGTTCGCGACTATCGCGTTTTTTCTGCAATTGGGGATTTGGTTTTCTGCTGCCGCCGCTAAAGTGATTCAACATTCACGCCAGCATGCGTTAGAAACTAACGCTGCCGCCGCGACCAGTCTGGCTGCTGTGTCGTTTTTAAGTCGGTTGGTGATTTGGGCGATTATCCTGCTATTAACCCTCGATAATATCGGGATTGATGTGACCGCATTGGTGGCAGGACTCGGTGTCGGCGGTGTCGCGGTTGCGTTGGCAGTGCAGAATATTTTGGGCGATCTGTTTGCCAGTTTATCCATCATCATCGATAAGCCGTTTGAAATTGGCGACTTTATCGTGGTGGGCGATTACATGGGCGTGGTTGCCAATATCGGCCTGAAAACTACCCGTATTAGCAGTTTAGGCGGCGAGCAGATTGTGTTTTCAAACAGTGATTTGTTGTCCGCCAGAGTGCGAAATTACAAGCGCATGGAGCAGCGGCGGGTCGTGTTTTCCTTCGGGGTGCTCTACCAAACCTCCGCCGATCAACTGGCGCAGATCCCAGAAATAGTGCGCAGTATTATCGACGGTCTGGAAACCACCCAGTTTGACCGAGCGCACTTCTTTAAATTTGGTAATTCATCGCTCGATTTTGAAGTGGTGTATTACGTAAAAAGTGCCGACTACAACGTTTATATGGATGCTCAGCAGCAGATTAATTTAGCGCTGGTAAGGCAGTTTGCAGAGCACAATATTGTGTTTGCTTATCCAACGCGTTCGCTCTACCTGGAAGCGCCGGTGCCAGTTTCATTCGAGCCTCCAATTCCACAACCGCCAGCGCCCAATAAACCGCTTGCTGAATAG
- a CDS encoding DUF4250 domain-containing protein, with protein MEKLSELPPEILLGIVNEKLRLLCGDRNELFYELDITPQLLERKLAQFGYEYDMITNQYKRH; from the coding sequence ATGGAGAAATTATCTGAGTTGCCACCGGAAATATTACTCGGCATCGTCAATGAAAAACTGCGTTTGTTATGTGGTGATCGTAACGAGTTATTCTACGAACTGGACATTACACCACAGCTGTTAGAACGTAAATTGGCGCAGTTTGGTTATGAATACGACATGATAACCAACCAATATAAACGCCATTAA
- a CDS encoding DNA topoisomerase III yields MILYIAEKPSLGRAIADVLPKPLKKHDGYLEAANGDCVSWCVGHLLEQAEPDAYDAAYKSWKLEHLPIVPEQWQLKPKANTRSQLSVLKKLLGQAQQLVHAGDPDREGQLLVDEVLSYLKVSSAKLANAQRLLINDLNPSAVKKALSQLRSNREFIPLSTSALARSRADWLYGMNMTRAFTLQGRKVGYQGVLSVGRVQTPVLGLVVRRDEEIAAFQAKPFYEVLAHLADNASDAETLFSAKWQPSEACQQWQDDEGRVLAKGLAENVARRISNQPAKVLSVDEQQKRQAAPLPYNLSALQIDCNKRFGMSAKEVLDTAQSLYERHKLLTYPRSDSRHLPLAQFSDAPKVLAAISQGAVELLAGAEAPNPSLKSKAWDDSKVDAHHAIIPTEKVANLAVLSNRERQVYLQAARQYLAQFYPSYLYWDTRVTIDIAGGHFKASSKREQQAGWKQLFRTKEQDNEQDDDEACGLLPKLTVGQLLRCLRGEVVEKTTQPPKHFTDATLLAAMTGISRYVTDKEIRKILKDTDGLGTEATRAGIIELLFKRGFLQRQGKAILATDAGKGLIHSLPLSATLPDMTAQWESRLDAICQKELNYQAFMQPLLQSITQLVSEACQQLPTALAGVKAQKPAFRKKSYRSKAGMASKAGAAKARTARTSATKTGSTKTGTTKASTSKTTGRKSRAQSN; encoded by the coding sequence ATGATTCTATATATCGCCGAAAAGCCGAGTCTCGGGCGCGCCATTGCCGATGTGTTGCCTAAACCGTTGAAAAAGCATGATGGTTATTTAGAGGCCGCCAATGGTGACTGTGTCTCATGGTGTGTTGGGCATCTGCTTGAGCAAGCGGAGCCTGACGCTTACGATGCGGCCTATAAATCGTGGAAGCTTGAGCATCTGCCGATTGTGCCCGAACAGTGGCAACTAAAACCCAAGGCGAATACCCGTAGCCAATTATCGGTACTAAAAAAGCTGCTCGGGCAAGCGCAACAGTTGGTTCATGCGGGCGATCCTGACCGAGAAGGGCAACTGCTGGTGGATGAGGTGCTGTCTTATCTTAAGGTCAGTTCTGCCAAGTTGGCTAATGCACAACGATTATTAATCAATGACTTAAACCCTAGCGCGGTTAAAAAGGCATTAAGTCAACTGCGCAGTAATCGTGAATTTATTCCTCTGTCCACCTCTGCTTTAGCCCGCAGCCGAGCAGATTGGCTGTATGGCATGAACATGACGCGCGCCTTTACGCTGCAGGGCCGCAAAGTGGGTTATCAAGGGGTGTTGTCGGTTGGCCGGGTGCAAACGCCGGTGTTAGGACTGGTGGTGCGTCGCGATGAAGAGATCGCCGCGTTTCAAGCAAAACCTTTTTATGAGGTGTTGGCGCACCTAGCGGATAACGCCAGCGATGCGGAAACCCTATTTAGCGCGAAGTGGCAACCCAGTGAGGCGTGTCAGCAATGGCAAGATGATGAAGGCCGGGTGCTGGCCAAGGGCTTGGCGGAAAATGTTGCCCGCCGTATCAGCAACCAGCCAGCCAAAGTGCTGAGTGTCGATGAGCAGCAAAAACGGCAAGCTGCGCCATTGCCTTACAACTTGTCAGCGCTGCAGATTGACTGCAATAAACGCTTTGGGATGAGTGCCAAAGAGGTGCTTGATACCGCCCAATCGCTTTATGAACGACACAAATTGCTGACGTATCCGCGTTCTGATAGCCGTCATCTGCCGCTGGCGCAATTTAGCGATGCCCCCAAGGTGTTAGCTGCGATTAGCCAAGGTGCCGTGGAGTTGCTTGCGGGCGCTGAAGCACCGAATCCAAGCCTCAAATCCAAAGCTTGGGATGACAGTAAAGTTGACGCCCACCATGCGATTATTCCTACCGAAAAGGTCGCCAATTTAGCGGTACTTTCAAACCGCGAGCGGCAAGTGTATTTGCAAGCGGCACGGCAATATTTGGCGCAGTTTTACCCTTCATATCTTTATTGGGACACGCGGGTCACTATCGACATTGCGGGTGGCCACTTTAAAGCCAGTAGCAAACGCGAGCAGCAAGCCGGTTGGAAGCAGTTATTCCGCACCAAAGAGCAGGACAATGAGCAAGATGATGATGAGGCTTGCGGCTTATTACCTAAGCTAACCGTTGGGCAACTGCTGCGCTGTTTACGCGGAGAAGTGGTTGAAAAAACAACGCAACCGCCAAAGCACTTTACCGATGCAACCCTGCTTGCCGCAATGACCGGTATCAGCCGTTACGTGACAGATAAAGAGATCCGTAAAATTCTCAAAGATACTGATGGGTTGGGCACAGAAGCAACGCGCGCAGGCATTATCGAATTGCTGTTTAAGCGGGGCTTTCTACAACGGCAAGGCAAAGCGATTTTGGCGACTGATGCTGGTAAAGGTCTGATCCACAGTTTGCCGCTGTCGGCGACCTTACCGGATATGACGGCGCAATGGGAAAGCCGACTAGATGCCATCTGTCAGAAAGAACTCAACTATCAGGCGTTTATGCAGCCGTTACTGCAATCTATTACCCAATTGGTATCAGAGGCTTGTCAGCAATTACCCACAGCGTTGGCGGGCGTGAAAGCGCAAAAACCGGCATTCAGAAAGAAAAGTTATCGCAGTAAAGCGGGAATGGCATCCAAGGCGGGAGCAGCAAAAGCGAGAACGGCACGAACCAGTGCAACCAAAACTGGAAGTACTAAAACAGGAACAACCAAGGCGTCGACAAGTAAAACTACAGGTCGTAAAAGTCGTGCTCAATCAAATTAA